The Nasonia vitripennis strain AsymCx chromosome 5 unlocalized genomic scaffold, Nvit_psr_1.1 chr5_random0004, whole genome shotgun sequence genome includes a window with the following:
- the LOC100119196 gene encoding toll-like receptor Tollo has protein sequence MQASNPAFLAILLGTMFCVLGASLSRALRYKAPDECEWLAEGNAEEDVSLVCRLRTINSELENTNFSVIQPQHTVRLRLECSDALFYQSSLSAGSFRPLVELRELVIEYCKIANLSDDAFRGLRELRNLTVRTHNTDWSSMALEVSPRAFTEELVQLERLDLGNNNMWSLPEAALCPLYNLELLNLTHNRLREVSSFRFNQGNGCAHNLRQLDLSNNSIESLPSGAFSALSRLHSLDLRSNNIAFIADRAFEGLTSLTSIELTNNRLASLPPELFIDARDIKEIHLRNNTLAVLPPGLFSELKQLLVLDMSSNELTAEWINSGTFVDLVRLVVLDLSDNQITRLESSVFRDLYSLQILRLQENLIEYLPENTFSALSNLHTLVLSDNRLSTIDATTFSGLYVLSLLSLDNNRLVDLHPTSLRNASSLQDLHLNGNRLMAIPEALKATPLLRALDLGENLISGIPKGTFDHMVHLSGLRLIDNHIGNLTKGIFDKIRDLNILNLSGNRIEHIEPGTFDENHKLQAIRLDGNQLSDISNLFSKLPNLVWLNVSDNRLKIFDYAMIPTGLQWLDIHANKISELGNAYELESQLQLNTFDASVNKLTEITGSAIPTGVEMLYLNDNLISRVQSYAFFKKPNLTRVDLKGNRIRNIEPYALRISAVPAERPLPEFYIGDNDYLCDCTMEWLQRVNLQSESRVQPRVMDLESIYCELLYDRERLYVPLLEASHSQFLCKYDTHCHAICHCCDFDACDCEMTCPTNCTCYNDQTWTANVVDCSMGGHVARLPEQIPMDATRLYLDGNDLRVIASHAFIGRKKLKVLFLNGSNIEVVQNRSFNGLRNLEDLHLQDNGLRELRGHEFVGLEALRTLRLERNRLSVISNETFLGLRSLASLRLQSNRLTTLGLWSLPGSLKIGLADNPWSCDCDFVREYREWSSGPTVRVLDAAELRCLESRNGSEARGFSLLSGRGIEGNNGSICAELDSIESNLSAAAGNFTKTIIERQALEDYLPLLVSTLVAFLLLLLICMLGFFFRHEMRVWLHSRFGVRLFYRHADVDRDDRDKLFDAFVSYSSKDEAFVAEELAPVLEMGNPSYKLCLHYRDFPVGSFIADTIVQAVESSRRTIMVLSENFIKSEWCRFDFKSAHHQVLRDRRRRLILVLVGDVPQRELDPDIRLYLKTNTYLQWGDKLFWEKLRFALPDVPNNQRATSQRRQPPPVRRQHNNQTSSAAERSRTLAVHI, from the coding sequence ATGCAGGCCAGTAATCCGGCCTTCCTCGCGATCCTCCTAGGCACGATGTTCTGCGTGCTCGGGGCCTCGCTGAGCCGCGCGCTCCGCTACAAGGCCCCGGACGAGTGCGAGTGGCTGGCCGAGGGCAACGCCGAAGAGGACGTTTCCCTCGTTTGTCGCCTTAGGACCATTAACAGCGAGCTCGAGAACACCAACTTTAGCGTGATCCAGCCACAACACACGGTGCGGCTCCGGCTCGAGTGCAGCGACGCGCTCTTCTACCAGAGCTCGCTGAGCGCGGGCAGTTTCAGGCCCCTGGTCGAGCTGCGCGAGCTCGTCATCGAGTACTGCAAGATCGCCAACCTCTCGGACGACGCGTTCCGCGGGCTCAGGGAGCTTAGGAATCTGACGGTGCGCACCCACAACACCGACTGGTCCTCCATGGCCCTCGAGGTCTCGCCGCGAGCCTTCACCGAGGAGCTGGTCCAGCTCGAGAGGCTCGACCTTGGAAACAACAACATGTGGAGTCTGCCAGAGGCCGCGCTCTGTCCGCTCTACAACCTCGAGCTACTCAACCTCACGCACAACAGGCTGCGTGAGGTGTCGAGCTTCAGATTTAACCAGGGCAACGGCTGCGCCCACAATCTCCGCCAACTTGACCTGTCCAACAACAGCATCGAGTCCCTGCCATCCGGCGCCTTCTCCGCACTCTCCAGGCTCCACAGCCTTGACCTGAGGAGCAACAACATCGCCTTTATAGCCGATCGGGCGTTCGAAGGACTGACGTCCCTCACGTCGATCGAGCTGACAAATAACCGGCTGGCCAGCCTGCCTCCCGAGCTCTTCATCGACGCCAGGGACATCAAGGAGATCCACCTGCGCAACAATACTCTGGCAGTGCTGCCACCCGGGCTGTTCAGCGAGCTGAAGCAGCTCCTGGTGCTCGACATGTCGTCGAACGAGCTCACCGCCGAGTGGATCAACTCGGGCACGTTTGTCGATCTGGTGCGCCTGGTGGTGCTCGACCTCTCGGACAACCAAATAACGCGGCTCGAGTCCTCGGTCTTCCGCGACCTCTACAGCCTGCAGATTCTCAGGCTGCAGGAGAACCTCATCGAGTATCTGCCAGAGAACACGTTTTCGGCCCTGTCGAATCTGCACACTCTGGTGCTCAGCGACAACCGGCTCTCGACGATTGACGCCACGACCTTCAGCGGGCTTTACGTGCTCAGCCTGCTGTCGCTCGACAACAACAGACTGGTCGACCTGCATCCGACCTCGCTGAGGAATGCTTCGTCGCTGCAGGATCTGCACCTGAACGGCAACCGACTGATGGCCATTCCCGAGGCGCTGAAGGCCACGCCGCTGCTGCGCGCCCTCGACCTCGGCGAGAATCTCATCTCGGGCATTCCCAAGGGCACGTTCGACCACATGGTCCACCTGAGCGGGCTGCGGCTCATCGACAACCACATCGGGAATCTGACCAAGGGTATCTTCGACAAGATCCGAGATCTGAACATCCTGAACCTGTCGGGCAATCGCATCGAGCACATCGAGCCCGGCACCTTCGACGAGAACCACAAGCTACAGGCCATCCGGCTCGACGGCAATCAGCTGAGCGACATCAGTAACCTCTTCTCGAAGCTACCCAACCTCGTCTGGCTAAACGTCAGCGACAATCGACTCAAGATCTTCGATTACGCCATGATACCGACGGGCCTGCAGTGGCTTGACATCCATGCCAACAAGATCAGCGAGCTCGGAAACGCCTACGAACTCGAGTCCCAGCTGCAGCTCAACACCTTCGACGCGAGCGTGAACAAGCTCACCGAGATCACCGGCAGCGCCATCCCCACGGGTGTCGAGATGCTCTACCTCAATGACAACCTCATATCGCGCGTGCAGAGCTACGCCTTCTTCAAGAAGCCCAACCTGACCCGGGTCGACCTCAAGGGCAACCGCATCCGCAACATCGAGCCGTACGCGCTGCGCATCAGCGCGGTGCCGGCCGAGCGCCCGCTGCCCGAGTTCTACATCGGCGACAACGACTACCTCTGCGACTGCACGATGGAGTGGCTGCAGCGCGTCAACCTGCAGAGCGAGAGCCGCGTGCAGCCGCGGGTTATGGACCTCGAGAGCATCTACTGCGAGCTGCTCTACGACCGGGAGCGACTCTACGTGCCGCTGCTCGAGGCTTCCCACTCGCAGTTTCTCTGCAAGTATGACACGCACTGCCACGCCATTTGCCACTGCTGCGACTTCGACGCCTGCGACTGCGAGATGACCTGCCCGACCAACTGCACCTGCTACAACGACCAGACCTGGACGGCCAACGTCGTCGACTGTTCGATGGGCGGCCACGTGGCCCGGCTGCCCGAGCAAATCCCCATGGACGCGACCCGGCTCTACCTGGACGGCAACGACCTGCGCGTCATCGCTAGTCACGCCTTCATTGGCCGCAAGAAGCTCAAGGTGCTCTTCCTCAACGGCTCCAACATCGAGGTCGTGCAGAACCGCTCGTTCAATGGGCTTCGAAACCTCGAGGACCTGCACTTGCAGGACAACGGGCTGCGGGAGCTGCGGGGCCACGAGTTTGTCGGCCTCGAGGCGCTGCGCACGCTGCGTCTTGAGCGCAACCGGCTGAGCGTCATTTCGAACGAGACCTTCCTGGGGCTGCGCTCGCTGGCGAGCCTGCGTCTGCAGAGCAACCGACTGACTACCCTGGGCCTATGGTCGCTGCCTGGCAGCCTCAAGATCGGCCTCGCAGACAACCCCTGGAGCTGCGACTGCGACTTCGTGCGCGAGTACCGCGAGTGGTCGAGCGGGCCGACGGTGCGCGTTCTCGACGCCGCGGAGCTGCGCTGCCTCGAGAGCCGGAACGGCAGCGAGGCCCGCGGCTTCTCGCTGCTCAGCGGCAGAGGCATCGAGGGCAACAACGGCTCCATCTGCGCCGAGCTCGACAGCATCGAGAGCAACCTGTCCGCCGCGGCCGGCAACTTCACCAAGACCATCATCGAGCGCCAGGCCCTCGAGGACTACCTGCCGCTCTTGGTGAGCACGCTCGTCGCATTCCTGCTGCTCCTGCTCATCTGCATGCTGGGCTTCTTCTTCCGGCACGAGATGCGCGTCTGGCTGCACTCGCGCTTCGGCGTGCGGCTCTTCTACCGGCACGCCGACGTCGACCGCGACGACCGGGACAAGCTGTTCGACGCCTTCGTCAGCTACAGCTCCAAGGACGAGGCGTTCGTCGCCGAGGAGCTCGCCCCGGTCCTCGAGATGGGCAACCCCTCGTACAAGCTCTGCCTGCACTACCGCGACTTCCCCGTGGGCAGCTTCATCGCCGACACGATCGTGCAGGCCGTCGAGTCGTCGCGGCGCACGATAATGGTGCTCTCGGAGAACTTCATCAAGAGTGAGTGGTGCCGGTTCGACTTTAAGTCGGCGCACCACCAGGTGCTGCGCGACCGCCGGCGCAGACTCATCCTCGTGCTGGTGGGCGACGTGCCGCAGCGCGAGCTCGACCCGGACATCCGGCTGTACCTCAAGACCAACACATACCTGCAGTGGGGCGACAAGCTCTTCTGGGAGAAGCTGCGCTTCGCCCTGCCGGACGTGCCCAACAACCAGCGGGCGACCAGCCAGAGGAGGCAGCCGCCGCCGGTGCGACGACAGCACAACAACCAGACGTCCAGCGCGGCCGAGCGCTCGAGGACGCTCGCCGTGCACATCTAG